From a single Calothrix sp. NIES-2098 genomic region:
- a CDS encoding thymidylate synthase complementing protein ThyX, protein MDRFRVEVISKTPNPQQVIYAAMHQDYTEGFVFDERDSWPSESQCGEIIVKRLLAGERGHYGPLEHPQIIFNCGYFPHSVMQQARTHRVGVSFDVQSFRYTGNQFIDVVEGKKDIEDVFYLRPVGYYNDRQGKKYYYSPEQRAADLEWCFEAAKRYKADFEAGMSEEHIRGKMPFDYRQHFVVSFNIRSFLHFCDLRNKKDAQLEIQKLCEMMWPHFADWVPAIAEWYEKSRLGKARLAP, encoded by the coding sequence ATGGATCGATTCCGCGTAGAAGTTATCAGCAAAACACCCAATCCCCAGCAGGTGATTTATGCCGCCATGCACCAGGACTACACTGAGGGTTTCGTGTTTGACGAACGGGACTCCTGGCCGTCAGAGTCACAATGCGGCGAAATTATTGTTAAGCGACTTTTAGCTGGTGAAAGGGGACATTACGGGCCTTTAGAGCATCCCCAGATTATCTTTAACTGTGGCTACTTTCCCCACAGTGTGATGCAGCAGGCGCGTACGCACAGAGTAGGTGTATCCTTTGATGTACAATCTTTTAGATATACTGGTAATCAATTTATTGATGTAGTAGAAGGCAAGAAAGATATTGAAGATGTTTTTTACCTGCGTCCTGTTGGTTATTACAATGATAGACAAGGTAAAAAATATTACTATTCACCAGAGCAAAGAGCAGCAGATTTAGAGTGGTGTTTTGAAGCCGCCAAGCGATATAAAGCTGATTTTGAGGCTGGTATGTCTGAGGAACACATCAGAGGTAAAATGCCTTTTGATTACCGCCAGCATTTTGTAGTTAGTTTTAATATCAGGTCTTTCTTGCATTTTTGTGATTTAAGAAACAAGAAAGACGCTCAATTAGAAATTCAAAAGTTATGTGAAATGATGTGGCCTCATTTTGCCGATTGGGTGCCCGCGATCGCAGAATGGTATGAAAAGTCTCGTCTGGGTAAAGCGAGATTAGCACCTTAG
- a CDS encoding deoxycytidine triphosphate deaminase, translating into MAQKGMISPFEPTLIRKVQQDQEIGTKPVISYGLSSYGYDIRLSPSEFRIFRHIPGTVIDPKNFNPQNLESTPLHTDVNGSYFILPAHSYGLGVALEKLEVPNNITVICIGKSTYARCGIIANLTPAEAAWRGHLTLEFSNSSSADCRIYANEGVVQLLFLEGEPCAISYEARQGKYQDQAEMVTLAKV; encoded by the coding sequence ATGGCCCAAAAGGGTATGATTTCTCCTTTTGAGCCAACTTTAATTAGAAAAGTGCAACAAGACCAAGAAATAGGAACTAAACCAGTCATCAGCTATGGTTTATCTTCCTATGGCTATGATATCCGCCTTTCGCCTTCCGAGTTTCGCATTTTTCGTCACATTCCTGGAACTGTTATCGATCCCAAAAATTTTAATCCTCAGAATCTAGAATCAACGCCTTTACATACAGATGTAAACGGTAGTTATTTTATCTTACCTGCGCATTCTTATGGTTTGGGCGTAGCTTTAGAAAAACTAGAGGTTCCCAATAATATCACTGTAATTTGTATTGGGAAATCCACCTATGCACGTTGTGGAATCATTGCCAATTTAACTCCGGCTGAGGCTGCTTGGCGAGGTCATTTGACCTTAGAGTTTTCTAATTCTTCTAGTGCCGATTGTCGCATCTACGCTAATGAAGGAGTTGTACAGTTGTTATTTTTAGAAGGCGAACCCTGCGCTATTAGTTACGAAGCTCGTCAAGGCAAATATCAGGATCAAGCGGAAATGGTGACGCTAGCAAAAGTCTAA
- a CDS encoding alkyl hydroperoxide reductase/ thiol specific antioxidant/ Mal allergen yields the protein MALTASTMLPLGTIAPDFHLPEVVSGEIISLANFADRKALLVMFICRHCPFVKHVQKQLVLLGEDYFNSNLGIVAISANDAKNYPDDAPESLKAMATELGFKFPLCYDENQEIAKAYTAACTPDFFVFDGERKLVYRGQLDDSRPSNGKPVTGADLRAAIEAVLADKPVPEEQNPSIGCNIKWKAGNAPSYFG from the coding sequence ATGGCTTTAACTGCTTCTACAATGTTGCCTTTAGGCACTATTGCCCCAGATTTTCATCTACCAGAAGTAGTATCTGGAGAAATAATTTCCTTGGCTAATTTTGCCGATCGAAAAGCATTGTTAGTCATGTTTATTTGTCGGCATTGCCCATTTGTCAAACACGTTCAAAAACAATTGGTGCTGCTAGGAGAAGACTACTTCAACAGCAATTTGGGAATAGTTGCCATTAGTGCCAATGATGCCAAAAATTATCCAGATGATGCACCAGAGTCATTAAAGGCAATGGCGACAGAATTAGGGTTTAAATTTCCCTTGTGCTACGACGAAAACCAGGAAATTGCCAAGGCTTATACAGCAGCTTGCACTCCTGATTTTTTTGTATTTGATGGCGAACGCAAACTCGTGTATCGCGGACAATTGGATGATAGCCGTCCTAGTAATGGCAAGCCTGTAACAGGTGCAGATTTACGTGCAGCTATTGAGGCGGTGCTAGCAGATAAACCTGTACCAGAGGAGCAAAATCCTAGTATTGGTTGCAATATCAAATGGAAAGCTGGGAATGCACCTAGTTATTTTGGCTGA
- a CDS encoding cob(I)alamin adenosyltransferase: MVAQLDTPSVNSSLNLPSPVEGLVQVFTSTHRNFFTNVMAQALRIAGQGTPVLVVQFLKGGIRQGHERPIQMGQNLDWIRCDLPRCIDTPQLDDTENEALQKLWQHTQKVVFEGKYSLVVLDELSLAINFGLIPEAEVLGFLTKRPPHIDIILTGPDTPKSLLDVADQITEIRRSHSP, translated from the coding sequence ATGGTAGCCCAGCTAGATACCCCAAGTGTAAATTCGAGCCTAAATTTACCATCCCCTGTGGAAGGGCTAGTGCAAGTTTTTACTAGCACTCACCGGAACTTTTTTACAAACGTTATGGCTCAAGCACTGAGAATCGCAGGTCAAGGCACACCAGTGTTAGTAGTACAGTTTCTCAAAGGTGGCATTCGTCAAGGACACGAACGACCCATTCAAATGGGACAAAATTTAGATTGGATTCGTTGCGATTTGCCTCGCTGTATCGATACACCACAGCTAGACGATACCGAAAATGAAGCCTTACAAAAACTGTGGCAACATACACAAAAGGTAGTATTCGAGGGTAAGTATTCTCTCGTTGTCTTAGATGAGTTAAGTTTAGCGATCAACTTTGGTTTGATTCCAGAAGCTGAAGTTTTAGGATTTTTAACAAAACGCCCTCCCCATATTGATATCATCCTGACTGGGCCAGATACACCTAAGTCTCTTTTAGATGTGGCAGATCAAATTACCGAAATTCGGCGCAGTCATAGCCCCTAG
- a CDS encoding tetratricopeptide TPR_3: MQLRLITLTILLTLASPSLYFHTSTQVLAQAPTPTAEEKITEAITLNNNGEGLVYKDLVGLGDLQAGLEMFQQALAIFKKYNATAGEANSLTNIGYVYLRKGEYTKALDFLQQSLAIRKQTRERQNEWIPLSYIGEVYTNLGQYPKALEAYQSSLTILKELQAANPKDSSYATSQKSLLADTGAVYFRMGQYQKALELYQQSLAIYKANGDKIGSSETLNNIGVVYINLGNYTQALDAYQQALIPVQDFCYKEKSTCFYGTEAAILNNLAGAYFSLGQYQKSLELAEKSANIYKKFRTGEYKGTNKQDIKLLYDALGQNPQALQQFTSRANVGDAFGKDSFQFQGEALNLNNIGQIYFSQGKYEQALTLYQQALAIYQENKYPQGIAVTLNNIGRVYTNTAKYNQAIESNQQALTNYKAVGDRTGEGVTLSNLGQVYQKQNQLEKALGLYQQALAIHREVSDKVSEAATLKYLGDVLSSQNQPQLAIAFYKQSVNLTETIRQSLRVVPTEIQQSYTETVAERYRRLADLLLKQNRSAEAQQVLDLLKIQEVQDYIGNSRGSTKKIANTPTKVVNSQRGIANSDSQPSQNLPLKPQEQEISQKYSAIQDKVIVLGKELTSLRKINPQERTATQEKRIAELVKLEQDITAEFNKFIKSPAVVALVQQLSATSGQENLSLRQLNSLRDNLRQLNQKAVLLYPLVLEDRLELVIVTADAPPIHRTVPVKQEELNKAILEYRQTIQVPHKNIKEPALKLYNWLIKPIENELKQADAKSIIYAPDGQLRYVPLAGLYDGKEWLVQRFVVNNITSASLTKFDNKPEKNINVLAAAFTKGDYTVKIANRSEVFSGLQFAKQEVETLAKTIPGTKIVFDNLFSPSATVPQMNDYKIVHLATHGLLVKGNPEDSFILFGDGERVTLKDIENWSLPNVDLVVLSACQTALGDKLGNGQEILGLGYQIQLTGAKASIASLWSVSDGGTQALMNVFYKVLRSGNMTKAEALQKAQIALISGNYLGYGKTPQIASGQNKGNNVLSAGSENEFSHPFYWAPFILIGNGL; encoded by the coding sequence ATGCAACTACGTTTAATTACTTTAACAATTCTATTGACATTAGCTTCTCCATCCTTATACTTTCATACTTCAACACAAGTTCTCGCCCAAGCACCAACACCAACTGCTGAAGAAAAGATTACAGAAGCAATTACCCTGAATAATAACGGCGAAGGTTTGGTATACAAAGATTTAGTCGGTTTAGGTGATTTGCAAGCAGGGTTAGAAATGTTTCAGCAGGCGTTGGCTATTTTCAAAAAATACAACGCTACAGCAGGGGAAGCTAACAGCCTTACCAATATTGGCTATGTTTATTTGCGTAAAGGAGAATACACCAAAGCGCTGGACTTTTTGCAACAGTCTTTAGCTATTCGTAAACAAACACGCGAGCGGCAAAATGAATGGATACCTCTGTCCTATATAGGAGAAGTTTACACAAATTTAGGTCAGTATCCAAAAGCTTTAGAAGCTTATCAATCCAGCTTAACTATTCTTAAAGAACTGCAAGCAGCTAACCCTAAAGATTCTAGTTATGCTACTAGTCAAAAAAGTCTACTGGCTGATACTGGGGCAGTATACTTTAGGATGGGTCAATATCAAAAAGCACTGGAACTTTATCAACAAAGTTTAGCAATCTACAAAGCTAACGGCGATAAAATTGGCAGTTCTGAGACTCTAAATAATATTGGCGTTGTTTATATTAACTTAGGAAACTACACTCAAGCACTAGATGCTTATCAACAAGCTTTAATTCCTGTTCAAGACTTCTGTTATAAAGAAAAATCAACTTGTTTTTATGGTACAGAAGCAGCAATTTTAAATAACCTTGCAGGTGCTTACTTTAGCTTAGGACAATATCAAAAATCTTTAGAACTTGCGGAAAAATCTGCAAATATTTACAAAAAATTCCGGACTGGTGAATATAAGGGAACCAATAAACAGGATATCAAGTTACTCTACGATGCACTAGGACAAAATCCCCAGGCTTTGCAACAATTTACTAGTCGTGCCAATGTTGGTGATGCTTTTGGTAAAGATTCTTTTCAGTTTCAAGGTGAAGCATTAAACCTCAACAATATCGGGCAAATTTATTTTAGCCAAGGTAAATACGAACAAGCCCTAACGCTATATCAACAGGCTTTAGCTATTTACCAAGAAAATAAATATCCTCAAGGGATTGCGGTAACTCTCAATAATATTGGGCGTGTTTATACAAATACAGCCAAGTATAACCAAGCAATCGAGTCTAATCAACAGGCTTTGACTAATTATAAAGCAGTAGGCGATCGCACTGGCGAAGGTGTCACTCTCAGCAATCTAGGACAGGTTTATCAAAAGCAAAATCAGTTAGAAAAAGCTTTAGGATTGTATCAGCAAGCTTTAGCAATACATCGGGAAGTTAGCGATAAAGTGAGTGAAGCTGCGACGCTGAAATATTTAGGAGATGTGCTATCTAGCCAAAATCAACCACAACTAGCGATCGCATTCTATAAACAATCAGTCAATCTCACAGAAACTATCCGTCAAAGTTTGCGAGTTGTTCCTACCGAGATTCAACAATCTTATACCGAAACTGTGGCTGAAAGATATCGCCGTTTAGCGGATTTATTACTCAAGCAAAACCGTTCTGCTGAAGCGCAACAAGTTTTAGATTTATTAAAAATACAGGAAGTACAAGATTATATTGGTAATAGCCGTGGAAGTACTAAAAAAATTGCTAATACTCCTACAAAAGTAGTGAATTCTCAAAGAGGTATAGCTAATAGCGATTCTCAGCCATCACAAAACTTACCTCTCAAACCACAAGAACAAGAAATTTCGCAAAAATATAGTGCTATTCAAGATAAAGTAATTGTTTTAGGTAAAGAACTTACAAGTCTGCGTAAGATTAATCCTCAAGAACGCACAGCTACTCAAGAAAAGCGAATTGCAGAACTTGTAAAACTTGAGCAGGATATTACTGCTGAATTTAACAAATTTATCAAAAGTCCTGCTGTCGTAGCACTGGTACAGCAATTATCTGCAACTTCAGGACAAGAAAATCTAAGTTTACGCCAACTCAATTCTCTGCGGGATAATTTACGACAGTTAAATCAAAAAGCTGTACTACTTTATCCCTTGGTTTTAGAAGATAGATTAGAGTTAGTCATCGTCACCGCAGATGCACCACCAATTCATCGCACAGTACCCGTTAAACAAGAAGAGTTAAATAAGGCAATTCTTGAGTATCGGCAAACAATCCAAGTACCTCATAAAAATATTAAAGAGCCTGCATTAAAGTTATATAACTGGCTAATTAAGCCTATAGAGAATGAGCTAAAACAAGCTGATGCTAAATCGATTATTTATGCTCCCGATGGACAATTAAGATATGTCCCGTTGGCAGGATTATACGATGGTAAAGAGTGGCTAGTGCAAAGATTTGTTGTGAATAATATTACATCTGCTAGCCTCACCAAATTTGACAACAAACCAGAGAAAAATATTAATGTCTTAGCAGCGGCTTTTACAAAAGGTGACTATACAGTCAAAATTGCCAATCGGTCAGAAGTTTTTAGTGGGTTGCAGTTTGCTAAACAGGAAGTAGAAACCTTAGCTAAGACTATTCCAGGCACTAAGATAGTATTTGATAATCTGTTTAGTCCTTCAGCTACAGTTCCCCAAATGAATGATTACAAAATTGTTCATTTGGCAACTCATGGGCTGCTAGTAAAAGGTAATCCCGAAGATTCTTTTATTCTGTTTGGTGATGGCGAACGTGTAACTTTAAAAGATATAGAAAATTGGTCATTACCAAATGTAGACTTAGTAGTTTTGAGTGCTTGCCAAACAGCTTTGGGAGATAAATTAGGCAATGGTCAAGAAATTCTTGGTTTAGGATACCAAATCCAACTTACAGGCGCTAAGGCATCTATTGCTTCATTATGGTCTGTCTCTGATGGCGGAACACAAGCTTTAATGAATGTATTTTATAAAGTATTGCGATCGGGCAATATGACAAAAGCTGAAGCCTTACAAAAAGCTCAAATTGCTTTAATTTCAGGTAATTATTTGGGCTATGGTAAAACACCACAAATAGCAAGCGGGCAAAATAAAGGTAATAATGTGTTAAGTGCTGGCTCTGAAAATGAATTTAGCCATCCCTTCTATTGGGCACCTTTTATTCTGATTGGTAATGGTTTGTAA
- a CDS encoding XRE family transcriptional regulator yields MKQKPKPRIALLREKAGLTQLELSRLVGVTESTIQNWESGRTGTDHIERIIRFCKALNCQVEDLIEYMSESPKEPEAPPSSLSEIHHLLGTGEPVATTSNDAEVASTSHVKSS; encoded by the coding sequence GTGAAACAAAAGCCAAAACCAAGGATCGCTTTGCTTCGTGAAAAGGCAGGGCTAACCCAGCTTGAGTTGTCACGTCTTGTTGGCGTGACTGAAAGCACTATCCAAAACTGGGAAAGTGGCAGAACTGGGACGGATCATATTGAAAGAATCATTAGGTTTTGTAAAGCGCTCAATTGCCAAGTAGAAGACCTAATTGAGTATATGAGTGAGTCCCCAAAAGAACCAGAAGCACCACCAAGTTCATTAAGTGAAATACATCATTTATTGGGAACTGGTGAACCTGTTGCTACTACCAGTAATGATGCTGAAGTTGCTTCAACAAGCCATGTCAAAAGCAGCTGA
- a CDS encoding 3-phosphoshikimate 1-carboxyvinyltransferase has protein sequence MSAAVITVETQTDLSHNLIIQRPPFGLSLHGRIRIPGDKSISHRALMLGAIAQGETEIQGLLLGEDPRSTASCFQAMGAEISELNTDLVRVKGIGLGNLQEPVDVLNAGNSGTTLRLMLGLLASHPGRFFTVTGDSSLRSRPMSRVVKPLQQMGAQIWGRKGNSLAPLAIAGQALKPIHYYSPIASAQVKSCILLAGLATEGKTTVTEPALSRDHSERMLRAFGAELSVDPDTNSVTITGPAQLYGQKVIVPGDISSAAFWLVAGAIVPGSELVVENVGVNPTRTGILEALALMGANIQLENQREVAGEPVADIRVRSSSLKSCTIAGDIIPRMIDEIPILAVAAVFAEGTTIIRDAAELRVKESDRITVMAQQLNKMGAKVSELPDGMEITGGTSLVGTDVDSHTDHRIAMSLAIAALAASGITTIHRAEAAAISYPGFFNTLSAIIN, from the coding sequence ATGTCGGCTGCTGTCATAACCGTAGAAACGCAAACAGACCTTTCACATAATTTAATTATCCAACGACCTCCCTTTGGGCTGTCCTTGCACGGTCGTATTCGGATTCCAGGTGATAAATCTATCTCTCACCGTGCTTTGATGTTGGGTGCTATAGCCCAAGGTGAAACTGAAATTCAAGGACTTCTCTTAGGAGAAGATCCGCGCAGTACTGCGAGTTGTTTTCAAGCAATGGGCGCGGAAATTTCTGAACTCAATACAGATTTAGTCCGAGTTAAAGGTATTGGGCTGGGGAATTTACAAGAACCAGTTGATGTATTGAATGCAGGGAATTCTGGAACTACATTGCGTTTGATGTTGGGACTTTTAGCATCGCATCCAGGGCGCTTTTTTACAGTAACAGGTGATAGTTCCTTGCGATCGCGTCCCATGTCGCGTGTAGTTAAACCTTTGCAACAAATGGGCGCGCAAATTTGGGGACGCAAAGGAAATTCTTTAGCACCTCTCGCAATTGCTGGACAAGCCCTTAAACCCATTCACTATTATTCCCCTATCGCCTCTGCGCAAGTTAAATCCTGTATCCTCCTAGCTGGTTTAGCTACAGAAGGAAAAACTACTGTCACCGAACCCGCCCTTTCTCGCGACCACAGCGAAAGGATGTTACGGGCGTTTGGTGCAGAACTCAGCGTAGACCCAGACACAAACAGCGTGACAATTACCGGGCCAGCGCAACTATACGGACAAAAGGTAATTGTACCCGGCGATATTAGTTCAGCAGCCTTTTGGTTAGTAGCTGGTGCAATTGTTCCAGGTTCGGAATTGGTAGTAGAAAATGTGGGCGTTAATCCTACCCGCACGGGGATTTTAGAAGCTTTAGCATTAATGGGAGCAAATATTCAACTGGAAAATCAGCGAGAAGTTGCTGGCGAACCAGTAGCCGATATTCGAGTGCGTTCCAGTAGTTTAAAAAGCTGCACGATCGCAGGTGATATCATACCGAGAATGATTGATGAAATTCCGATTTTGGCAGTAGCAGCCGTATTTGCCGAAGGCACAACCATTATTCGCGATGCAGCTGAGTTAAGAGTTAAAGAAAGCGATCGCATTACTGTAATGGCGCAGCAACTGAATAAAATGGGAGCTAAGGTCAGCGAATTACCCGATGGGATGGAAATTACAGGCGGTACTTCCTTGGTTGGGACTGATGTAGATAGCCATACAGATCATCGCATTGCTATGAGTTTAGCGATCGCCGCTTTAGCCGCCTCTGGAATAACGACGATTCACCGTGCAGAAGCAGCAGCGATTTCCTACCCCGGATTCTTTAATACCCTGAGTGCGATTATTAACTAA
- a CDS encoding CAB/ELIP/HLIP superfamily protein, whose protein sequence is MRTNASIVDDQGLMNNFAIEPKVYVDEQGERTGFTTYAEILNGRLAMIGFVALIALEVFTGHGIFGLLANL, encoded by the coding sequence ATGCGTACAAATGCTTCCATTGTTGACGACCAGGGTTTAATGAACAATTTTGCGATCGAGCCAAAGGTGTATGTAGATGAGCAAGGCGAGCGCACTGGGTTTACAACCTATGCAGAAATCCTCAACGGGCGTTTAGCAATGATTGGTTTTGTTGCTCTCATCGCATTAGAAGTTTTCACAGGACACGGTATTTTCGGTCTGTTAGCAAATCTGTAA
- a CDS encoding ATPase, E1-E2 type, with protein MVYQPDLKTLTGLSASEVADRLQREGYNELPSTVHRAIWAIAWEIVQEPIFLLLVGCGVIYLFLGDVQEALILLGFVFFIIGINLYQEQKTERSLEALRDLSSPRALVIRDGERQRIPGREVVRDDLLVLSEGDRVPADAILLWSTNITVEESLLTGESLPVRKVAASHTQDVINQRPGGDDLPFVYSGTLIVQGQGIAKVQATGIHTEMGKIGKALQTVQPEDTFLEKETRRIVSKLTFVAIAICVAVVVIYGATRGNWLQGFLAGLALAMAILPNEIPVVLAIFLALGAWRFSLQRVLTRRIPVVETLGSATVLCVDKTGTLTFNRMSVQQMFVYQNSAVSTPCFYDVALHERESLPEDFHQLIEFGILASRKDPFDPMEKALRQMGEHYLAKTEHLHNDWELQREYPLSGQLLAMSCVWQSPTGNLTIAAKGAPEAIADLCHFQTEQLQNLEQHISTMAAAGLRVLGVAKATKQHRTSPQQNSLPEGQHNFEFEFVGLVGLADPVRPTVKKAIAECYTAGIRVVMITGDYPATAQNIASQIGLTPATEVITGAELEQMDEAQLRSRMQTVNIFARVVPEQKLLIVNALKRNGEIVAMTGDGVNDAPALKSADIGIAMGERGTDVARESADLVLLDDDFSSIVQSVRLGRRIFDNLKKGMAYTLAVHVPIAGMSLIPVMFHWPLVLLPVHIAFLHLIIDPACTVVFEAEPEESNIMTRPPRNPREPLFSPQTWKLALLQGVSVLVVLVVVFAIAFYRGNGELDARALAFTTLIVSNLSMILSNRSWSRTIPEMLRSPNTALWWVIGGGLVFLGLVLYVPLLRHLFRFSFLHFEDLVISLVSGIFSILWFEGLKIWQRQKIIHK; from the coding sequence ATGGTTTATCAACCCGATCTCAAGACTTTAACAGGGTTATCTGCATCGGAAGTAGCCGATCGCCTACAGCGAGAGGGGTATAATGAGCTACCCTCAACTGTCCATCGTGCGATCTGGGCGATCGCCTGGGAAATTGTTCAAGAGCCAATCTTTTTGTTACTGGTTGGCTGTGGTGTAATTTACCTATTTCTCGGCGATGTTCAAGAAGCCTTGATATTGCTCGGTTTTGTGTTCTTCATCATCGGCATTAATTTGTATCAAGAGCAAAAAACCGAACGTTCTCTAGAAGCCTTACGCGACCTTTCTAGCCCCCGTGCTTTAGTTATTCGCGATGGAGAACGCCAACGGATTCCGGGGCGAGAAGTGGTGCGCGATGATTTGCTGGTACTTTCAGAAGGCGATCGCGTACCTGCGGATGCTATCTTGTTGTGGTCTACAAATATCACAGTGGAAGAGTCTTTGCTCACAGGCGAGTCTCTACCAGTTAGGAAAGTAGCGGCGAGTCATACTCAAGATGTCATCAACCAACGCCCAGGTGGAGATGACTTACCTTTTGTTTACTCTGGAACCTTGATTGTGCAAGGTCAGGGTATTGCCAAAGTGCAAGCAACGGGTATCCATACAGAAATGGGCAAGATTGGTAAAGCCTTGCAGACAGTGCAACCAGAAGATACTTTTCTGGAAAAAGAGACTAGGCGTATCGTTAGCAAACTGACATTTGTAGCGATCGCTATCTGTGTTGCAGTTGTAGTTATTTACGGGGCGACGAGAGGTAATTGGTTACAAGGTTTTCTCGCCGGATTGGCGCTGGCGATGGCGATTTTGCCTAATGAGATTCCTGTAGTGTTGGCAATTTTTTTAGCCTTGGGTGCATGGCGATTTTCCCTACAAAGAGTTTTAACTCGGCGCATTCCGGTAGTTGAGACATTAGGTTCTGCAACAGTGCTGTGTGTAGATAAAACTGGGACGCTTACATTTAACCGGATGTCGGTGCAACAAATGTTTGTGTATCAAAATTCAGCAGTCAGCACTCCTTGTTTTTATGATGTCGCTTTACACGAACGCGAATCTTTACCAGAAGACTTTCATCAGTTAATTGAGTTTGGCATTTTGGCGAGTCGGAAAGACCCCTTCGATCCGATGGAGAAAGCCCTGCGACAAATGGGCGAACATTACTTAGCAAAGACCGAACATTTGCATAATGATTGGGAATTGCAACGCGAGTATCCCCTTTCTGGTCAGTTGTTGGCAATGTCTTGTGTTTGGCAATCTCCGACAGGTAATTTAACAATCGCCGCCAAAGGCGCACCAGAAGCGATCGCGGATCTTTGCCATTTTCAAACTGAGCAATTACAGAATCTAGAACAGCATATCAGTACAATGGCTGCGGCTGGCTTGCGGGTTTTAGGCGTTGCTAAAGCTACAAAGCAGCATCGTACATCCCCGCAGCAGAATTCTTTACCTGAAGGACAGCATAATTTTGAATTTGAATTCGTAGGATTGGTGGGATTAGCCGACCCTGTGCGTCCCACAGTCAAAAAGGCGATCGCTGAGTGTTACACTGCTGGAATTCGGGTAGTCATGATTACAGGCGATTATCCAGCCACAGCCCAAAACATCGCCAGTCAAATCGGATTGACACCTGCTACTGAAGTCATCACCGGCGCTGAACTAGAACAAATGGATGAAGCGCAGTTACGTTCGCGGATGCAAACGGTGAATATCTTTGCGCGGGTAGTACCAGAACAAAAGCTGCTGATTGTTAATGCCTTGAAGCGGAATGGTGAAATTGTAGCGATGACAGGAGATGGGGTAAATGATGCCCCAGCCCTGAAGTCAGCCGATATTGGCATTGCTATGGGCGAACGCGGCACAGATGTTGCCCGTGAATCTGCGGATTTAGTATTGCTAGATGATGACTTCTCCTCGATTGTGCAGTCTGTGAGATTGGGACGCAGAATCTTTGACAACCTCAAAAAAGGCATGGCTTATACCTTAGCGGTTCACGTTCCCATTGCAGGGATGTCATTGATTCCAGTGATGTTTCATTGGCCTTTGGTCTTACTGCCAGTTCATATTGCTTTTTTACACCTAATTATCGACCCAGCTTGTACGGTGGTGTTTGAAGCGGAACCAGAAGAAAGCAATATTATGACCCGTCCGCCACGCAATCCCAGAGAACCATTATTTAGCCCTCAGACTTGGAAATTAGCACTGCTGCAAGGGGTGAGTGTATTAGTAGTGTTGGTCGTAGTATTTGCGATCGCATTTTATCGAGGTAATGGCGAACTAGACGCCCGCGCCCTAGCTTTTACTACCCTCATCGTTTCTAACCTGAGTATGATTCTCAGCAATCGTTCCTGGTCGCGGACAATTCCAGAAATGTTACGTTCCCCGAATACAGCACTTTGGTGGGTGATTGGTGGTGGCTTAGTATTTTTGGGATTAGTACTTTATGTTCCGCTTTTACGCCATCTATTTCGGTTCTCTTTTCTTCATTTTGAAGATTTAGTAATTAGTTTAGTTTCTGGAATATTTAGTATTTTGTGGTTTGAAGGACTCAAGATTTGGCAAAGACAAAAAATCATCCATAAATAA